ataatttattattatttcctctgGTCACCTACATTTTATTCAGGGTATACAGAATTTACCATAATATGTGTTTGATTATAATTGTTTGCAGACATTTTTGTTGTAGAATTATTGTATACTTTTCCTTCATTAGGTTAAATACACTTTGAAGGTAGTGACTATGCTTCATTCTCTGTATCTGTTCCACCATTAATGTCAAGTTAGTGCTTGGCAGTCAATACTTGCTGaaagaataagtaaatgaattacTCATAATTTTAATTGAAGGAGAGGGAGTAATGAGCCACAGAAAATAGATGATCTCTCCTTTCATACTTCCTCTTATCTGCACTGAAATCAAtgatttaaattgtattttcctaacttgattaaaacaaaaatattttacttaacatttctTACAACTCAAATTATACGAAGCctaaaataagacattttatcCATGGGAAAAGAAATTTCATCAAGGAAACAGAATTTCACAGTGACTCAGAAAACAATGCTAGTAAATGTTCTCTGCTGAAAACATGAGCAATAACAGACTCTCAAAATTGAAGAAGTTGGAGTTCAAAGAATCTGTTTAACATAAAATTAGTTGCTAAGAACAAAACATAAAgtgatagaacagggacatacatTCTGGTTAAGCCAGCCTGTATAAAATAGACCTATGGTGAAAGGCAGAAATATTTAATGCCCATAGCTTTAAGACATTTCATTAAATAgacaacctaatttttttttattcttttctttatatggTCTCCCCTGGAAACATTACCACTTGAAAAATTAATTTGCTGTTAGCAGGGAGAAAGCCCCAAATTTAGCCAGCAATTTAGTGACCAATTTTGAAACTCAAATGCTTTTAGTTAAAGCATTTGCTTTCACACAAAGACAATAGATGCTGCCAAGAAGATAACCATGAACTAAGATCAGTTCTGCTGATATAAAACCATGCATGACAGCTGAAATAATGGAGTCTTTAAAATTAGTAGTCACGTATGAATGGGTCAGTGATAAATTTGTTGCTTTGGATAACCCAATGAGGAAATCACTCCACCTACCTCCTACtcctatattttacatatttgattACGCACATCTGTTTGCCATACCTGGGATTAAGTGCATGCAGAGAAGGAATATTTCCTTTCAGCCATGTTACACTGCCTCTAGTTTAACCTGAATACTTAATAAAGGTAGAACTCTCACTGACTAAAAAAGCCAGCAGCAATAAAATGGCTTataaaggaggggggaaaaaaagaatcataccTTTGAACCAGGTGGGGCTGTCAATCCTAAAAAGGCATACACTGCATTATTTTCTCTGGCTTCAAAGAAGGCATCATAGTCCTTAATGAAAAGAAGGCAAGAAGAGTTAGCAATAAACAACCAGCAaggtaaataaaagaataaacttaTTCAAAATGAACTCATTGGTCAACCTTTTGGGTGGGGCATACAGACTACCTAACTTCCAAAATGCtagaattttagaaagagaagtgaaaacGCAAGGCATATTAGATCCCATTTAACGTGGGTTAGAATATGTGCTGTTCTGCTGGGCAGAAACTGCAAAATGGCTTATTCCATATCATATAGCATGCAAATCTGTCTGAGGACAAGTAGCTTTCTCCACAGCCCAAAGCAACCACAATTTACCAGTAAGAGGTTGGTTATTTTTGGTAGGGGGGTGTTGTTCCTGTTTTGCATTATTTCCCTTTCATTATTGATTAAGGTAGAGATATCCTCAGAACCTACAGTATACCAGATATTAGCTAGGCCATGAGAGTAATAAACGTATGCTGTCTTTGGAGGAAAGGAATGAGATTTTCATGAAATATGACCAGAAGAGTAAACAAACCAGTAAGATGTTTCAGTTCAGGGAtccaagaaaaaaacccacatgactGAATTTGGTTGGGCTTCCCACTGTCATCCTCTAAGTCACCAAGCATGCTTTAGAAGTAACACAAAGAATTGCCTAAATTTAACTATAAAATGTAATCAATAGCAAATCTACTTACAAAACACAGCCATTGCCTCTAGCTGGCCTTACTTTGTTTAATTTAAAACACATAGAATTAAGTTTGACATTTTGGCTAATTTATTGGAAGTAAAAAGCATTCATAATTTGCTGGTTTCTCTAGAGATTCCCTCACCAATAAATAATCAATTACAGGGTTACATCCTGGCACTTGGATGATCTGGAGATATAAAGTTTAGATATATGCAGGATTTCTGGTACTTGGAGGATTTCTCAAGCCACTGATGACCCTAAATTGGAACCTCACCCCAAGAAACATCAATATCTCTCTTATTTAGGGATTATTTTAACAAAGTCAGAATTGTTCAGAGCTACTTGAATCTCCCCAAGGATTGATTCAAAGCATCTTACTGTGTTCCCTTCATGTTGGCAAAGGAATAAACCCtaaacagcagacatttatgAACAGCCTACTATGAGTTTACTCTTCAAAAAGTGAAACTAATTGGATCTTGATAATAATTTCATACTGAAACACATGAGACTTATAAACTACTCAAAGTAAACAGACAATATACATCATTTCTACACTCAGCCACTTGAAAGGAACCTCAAAATGCTAGTTGTAAGAGTTCAACATTCACAGAagaggtatttattttttttcaaatttatttattttcagaaaaacagtattcattcttttttcaccacacccagtgctccatgcaagccatgccttctataatacccaccacctggtaccctaacctcccacccccccgctacttcaaacccctcagactgtttttcagagtccatagtctctcatggttcacctccccttccaattcacccaaattccctactcctctctaacgccccttgtcctccatgctatttgttatgctccacaaataagtgaaaccatatgataattgactctctctgcttgacatatttcacttattttcacttatttcactcagcataatctcttccatgttgctacaaaagttgggtattcatcctttctgatggaggcataatactccatagtgtatatggaccacatcttccttatccattaatccgttgaagggcatcttggttctttccatagtttggcgactgtggccattgctgctataaacattggggtacagatggcccttcttttcacgacatctgtatctttggggtaaatacccaggagtgaaattgcagggtcatagagaagctctatttttaatttcttgaggaatctccacactgttctccaaagaggctgcaccaacttgcattcccaccaacagtgtaagagggttcccctttctccacatcctctccaacacatgttgtttcctgttttgttaattttggccattctaactggtgtaaggtgatatctcaatgtggttttaatttgaatctccctgagggctaatgatgatgagcattttttcatgtgtctgatagccatttgtatgtcttgattggagaagtgtctgttcatatcttctgcccattttttgatgtgtttgtctgtttcgtgtctgctgagtttgaggagttcattatagatcctggatatcaaccttttgtctgtactgtcatttgcaaatatcttctcctattccgtgggttgtctctttgtttttttgactgtttcctttgctgtgcagaagcttttgattttgatgaagtcccagaagtttattttcgcttttgtttcctttgcttttggagacatatcttgaaagaagttgctgtggctgatatcaaagagattactgcctatgttctcacAGCAGAGGTAACTAGATTAGCACTTTATGATCAGATTTCAGTATAGCTGAAACCTACTTTCTTTCACATGAATTTAAAGACTGGCATGAGTTATTTCTGTTACTTTGAACAAACAGAAGAGGTATTTCTTACTGCTTGTTCAAAGTAACAGAAATAACTCATGCCAGTCTTTAAATTCATGTGAAAGAAAGTAGGTTTCAGCTATACTGAAATCTGATCATAAAGTGCTAATCTAGTTGTCTGTTTCAAGTGTTTTGGGATCAATGTATATTATCATTTTTTGGTCCTGGACTTAGGTTTGTAACTCTGAGAGAAAAGAACATGATCCATTTCTCAATTAAGccagattaattaatttattctgcAAATATGTACTGAGAACCTACTACATAGCAATCATTTTTGGTGCTAAGAAcacaagataaataaaacatgaagatCTTCTTATCTATACATGGCTCAATCCTAGGgaatgcaaatttaaaatatttacaaggaGTATAAAAAACAAATTGTGACATTGTCTGCTTCTTCTATAAGAATTcacttgaggaaaaaataaaagatattttgtttATACTTCTGGGATTTCAATAAGATTAATACATAATGTATTCTACCATATATTGGTATCATATTAGTTACTaatcatgaaaaaatgctccagtTCTCCATATACATATCAGAAGCTTTTTCAGAACCAAGATTATCCTTATAATTGTTTTACCTACTATAACAGAGCTTCATCTATGTTGTAGATTGGTTATTTCCAGTCTAGAAATAAGAACCTAAGCCAGAGTTCAGTGATAGGAAGTAATCCACCACCCTACACCCTGGGACATCTGGCAAAGTCTGGAGATACTTTTGGTTTTTCACAACTGTGAGGGTGTTACTGGTGCTCATAGATGGAAGCCAGGATGCTGCTAAATGTCTTACAATGCACAGGGTAGCCCTCAACAACAAGAATTATCCAACCCAATATGTCAGTTGTGCCAAGGTTGAGAGACCTTGAGATGTTTTAAACAAGGGAATTTGATATGAAGAATTTATTTACCAAGGAACTGATGAAAGACAAATGGGAAATAGCAAGGCAACCACCAAGATTAGAAATAGCAAGAAGATGTTACCACAGTTATAGGGCTAAAGGAAGAATTGCAGAAGATGATATTACAGAAACCAGGAGCTGGGATACCTGGTACCACAAAGGAGACACAGCCATGGCCACCTCCAGAAGCAGGAAGGAAGTGAATACCTTggcttttcctctcttctgtccTCCATTCTTCCAACCAATTCTCCTGTTAATTGGCCAAACCTAATAGGCAGCCAGTCAGCAATAGAGACTGGGAAATATAATTTACTGAGATCAGTACCCCCCCCACCATAATGCAGAATgtaggaagaaaataatgaaaatgaaatctttgTATAAATAGGAAAATGACATATACAGTAATTTAACAGAAAAAGTAAGCTTGAGAATAAAACAGATTTAGCTAGTCAGTTAACCTTCTAGGCCTCAATTTTTTCATCCATAATACAGGAATAACAACACCTACCTCATGGGATTAGTATGGGAACTAACTAATAAAATACACGTAAAGTATGTAGTATAATAACTGACACATCATACACTTTCTATGATGGTTATTATATACCCTTCTCTCTAAGAGTCTGTATagagaaaaatcttaatttttattgttattaaactCTTAACTTAGTGCTTGATACACAGCAGGCATTCGATAAAAATTGGATTCTTCTtccattaacaaatatttatttggttgAGTCTCATCTCCTGCCCTTCCTTTCCAGCTCCCTATTTCTCAGGGATACCTGATTTGTGTAATACACTCCATTTCCTTACAGTGTGGCTTCTGAAGGAGAAATAAACCAGGTCAATGGGGTTTTTTGAAATGTTACCCTTATAAcctaaaatgtgtttgtttttaaagccaaatgaattaaaatatctacttaaaaaaaaagttaagaatataTGCTGACTTATATTGGACTGGATGGCCTCTGAGacctcttccagctcctgggaTACAGCATTTACAAAAATTTCAATTATAGAGGCATTGAGGTTTCACTATCTAAATGAATAGCCTAATTGCCTATTTCTTATCTGCAGAGTACATCATTACACATTGGTACTGTTAGTAACAACAGATGAAATCTTCAGGACCCTCctcagaactaaaaaaaattcaattcacagagaaaatattttgtgtcaataaaattctcatttttgccATGCTCCCTCCCCTTAATTTTCAGAATTGGCACATAAAAAAAGATTCCCACCAAAGTAATCCTTTTACTTccatggaaacctataaactagaATATTTGGATTGCTGGCTCTAATACATTTATTCTCCAGTCATGCTAATTCTGAGGACATAACAATGCAAACAGTTCTTTACTGGAAATTCCTGTAAGCCTTACAAATGCTTTCTGTATTCTCCCACCACATAGCTATGGATTCATAACCACACTCCAATTGTTTgatgtgtgtgtgatttttccaAACCTCACTTCCAACCAGctccttaagagaaaaaaaaaaaaaatatatatatatatatatatatatatatatatatatatatatatatacacacacttgtACTTGCCATGGAACCCAGAAAGGCCATCAGCTGCTAAATATAAAgtgttaaatgttaaatatacATTGACAGAAGATCAAAGGAAACTACTCTATGGCTTAAATAAAGACTAAAGATGGCATACTTGAAAGCACCAGTCACAAAGCAAAAGcccatttttgtttcccttgtttctCAATGAGTTTAACTACCTAACATAACATTTTCTAAAACTTCATTAATAATACCAAAATAAAAGTATTACTGGCTTCAAGTAGGAAGTAAGATATTActctttttaagttatttttaatccAAATAAGCAGCTGACTTCTCAGAAGCTTCTTCATGGACATAGCAGAAACAACACGATTGCTCTAGATAGAAAtaagatgagaaaatggaaaggcaggttgcctggctggcttagttgataaagcatgcaacttttgatcttggggttatgaattCAATCCACAGGTTGGTTGTAgacattgcttaaaaataaaatcgtaaaaaaaagaaatggaaaggtaaCTATATATTCAAGGTCTGTATTTATGCATTTACAGGACATTTTGGGGGGAATGACTCATCCATTTGCTTCCTAGTAGAAATACCCCAGCTTCCTAGGATGGATGAAGAGATGAACAGGAGAAATGGCTCTATGCAAAATTGGGGGTGAAGTGAAAGGGATAGGATGGATTTAAGGTGATCCATTTGATAAAACAAGAGTTTAAATTGGTTTCTTACCCCACGGTACTGGCTTTCATTGAAAATCTGAGGTGGCAGAGGGTATCCTGTGGCTGGTCGATTGTTTTCAGGTACATTTTCTCTCATCCACTTCCGATTCTCTTCATTGGCTGCAATGTCTTTTTCTTCAAATCCTATTTTGTTAGCTTCTAAAAAACCAAGCACGTCTTGCTGTTTCTTCTTAATCTAGAACCCAAAGGACAAAGAAACTATGTTGAATatacagattttgtttttatttttcaattttttttattatgttatcatccatgtccttgcaaatgtcaaggagtttttgttttttgttttttgaatagcTGAgtaatgttcatttatttatagaatcacacttttatccatttatctaacAGTGcgcacttgggctgctttcataatttggttattgtataTAATGGTATAATAAACATGGgttgcatgtatccttttgaattagtggggtttttttttgaattagtgtatttttgaagtaaatactcagtagtgcaattactggatcataaggtagttctatttataaaattttgaggaaactccacactatTTTCTGCAGGGGGTGCACatatttgcattcctaccaatgcTACaacagtttccttttctccatatccttaccaacactcGCTTCTTGTATAGACAATCTGATAGGTATAAAATGATATCTCGATgtgtttttaaattgcatttttcagAGTTTCTGAGTGAGTTGGTTAAAACTAtttttagctctggtcatgatcttgggatctgggatcaagcccatctggctccctgcatagcagggagtctgcttctccttctccctctactccttccccCTACTCAtacactcttctctctctttctgtgtcactctctcaaataaataaaatattttaaaaaataaaataaattacattttttgatGATAAAtaatgtggagcactttctcgtgtgtctattggccatctatatatcttttatttcaatttttaattaatatatagttaaatatataaatatattagttaatatatagtgtaatattggtttcaggagtagaattcattgattcatcacttaacatataacacccagtatttATTATAACAAGcgccatccttaatacccatcattcaTTTAGCCCATactctacccacctcccttcaccaaccctcagtttgttctctgtcctttagagtcttttatggtttgcttccctctcttctttccccctttccatatatccatctattttgtttcctaagtttcacatatgagtgaattcataagtgtctttttctgactgacttattttcttAACATGGTACTAGATTGATCCAGCTgaatcattgcaaatggcaggatcgaattccttttgatggctgagtaatattccattatatatatacacacacacaccacatcttcgttatccattcatcagttaatggacgCTAGGGCTTTCTCCATATTTCAGCTATTATTGAGAATGCTGATATAAACAtcaggtgcatgtaccccttgaaatctgtatttttgtatcctttgggtaaacacctagtagtacaattgctgggtcatagtgtaattttatttttatttttatttttatttttagctttttgagaaactttcaaaaagtttacaaaatagctgcaccagtttgcattccaccGGGAGTGaaaagagggtccccctttctctgcatccttgctaaAATATGTTGCTTCCTGGAttgtttattttagtcattctgacacgGGTGacctggtatctcattgtggttttgatttatatttctctgatgatgagtgatgttgagcatcatttcatgtatctctttgccatctggatgttttcattggaaaaatgactattcatgtcttctgcccatttttaaaatagatgatttgttttttggatgttgaacttattaagttctttataggtttttggatactaagcctttattagatatgtcacttgcacatatcttctcccatttggtaagctgcttttagttttgttgattgtctccTTCACcatgtagaagctttttattttgatgaagtcccaagagttaatttttgctttgtttcctttgcctccagTAACATGTCTactaagaagttgctatggccaatgtcaaagaggttactgttctctaggattttggtggctTCCTATCTCTCATTTAGgtctaccattttttttctttcaatattctatttaaattctatttagttcaggggcacctgggtggtacagtttattaagcatctgactcttggtttcggctcaggtcatgatctcagggtcatgagatcaagccttgcatcaggcccCACACTTAGCACGGAGTTGGTTTAAGACTCtatctctccctttgtccctccccactgtgcactctctctctcacactctctctctcagcaaaataaataaatacttttaaaaaatgaatacaagtTAGTTCACATATAGTCTAGTACTAGTTTCAAGGGCAGAATTTAATGATTgatcaattgcatataacatccagtgctcattaatTCAAGTGCCATACTTAATGTCCATTatccaattaccccatccccccacctatttcctctcctgcaaccctcagtttgttccccatATTTAAGGATCTCTTATGCTTTGCCTccccatctttattttcttttcttttccttccttctccctatATTTatccgttttgtttcttaaattacacatatgagtgaaatcatatagtatttgtctctatgactgacttatttcacctagcataataaactctatttccatccatgctgttgcaaatggcaagattccattctttttgatggcagaataatattccagtgtgtgtgtgtgtgtgtgtgtgtgtgtgtgtgtgtgtatcacttctTTATGCAttgatcagttgatggacatctcgaCATTTTCCAAGTTCTTGGCTACCAcagatagtgctgctataaacattgggttgcatgtgcctctttgaatttttgtatcctttggataagtacatagtagtgcaattgatgggtcatagggtagttctatttttcttttattttattatttatttatttatttatttatttatttattttactttttagggAACTGTTTcacagagtggctgccccagtttgccttcccaccaacagtgtaagacggttcttctttcaagacatgcttgccaacatctgttgcttcctgagttgttaattttagccattctgactagtatgagacagtatctcactgtggtcttgatttgtatttctctgatgatgagagtgatcttaagcattttttcatgtcttttagccatttgtatttcttttttggagaaatatctgttcatgtcttcagtcCAGTTATTAACtgatttgtttttgctgttttttttttttaatttttgggctGTTGactttgttaagttctttatagatactaCCCTCTGATCTaatatattgtttgcaaatatcttctcccattccatgtcttttagggttttgttgttgttgttgttgtttcttttcatgTGCGGAAgcttttccattttgaatttatttttgtgtctggtgtaagaaagtggtactgtttcattcttctgcatgttactgtccagttttcccaacaccatttgttgaagagactgccttctttccattgggtattcttttctgctctgttgaagattagttgaccatatagttatggatccatttcttggttttctacagtgttccattggtttatgtgtttgtttttgtgctagtGCCATAATGCCTTGAagactacaactttgtaatatagcttaaagttCAGAATAATGGTTCCTCCAGctgtgctttgctttgcttttccaggattgctttgactatttggcatcttttgtggttccatacaaatattaggatttttttttttttagctctgtgAGAAATGCTGTTGGTACTCTGATAGGGATAGCATTAAATGTGCAGGTTGCTTTGGGTaaagtaaacattttaacaatattatcccagcccatgagcatggaatatttttttccatttatttgtgtctttctcaatttctttcataagtgttctatagttttaagATTACACATCTTTTATCtatctggttaggtttattcctaggtatcttgttgTTTTTGACccagttataaatgggatcaatttctttttctgctgcttcgttgttagtgtatagatgGCAACAGAGAtctgtactttgattttttttaatgtgtaacaTTACACAATTCCTGTATCTTTTCTAGAAAGTCTTTGGTAGAACTGTTTGGATTTTCTATAGAGCGTATCATGTCTTTTGCAAAGACTGAAAATTTGGCTTCATTCTTGCTGATTTAgatgccttgtatttctttttattgtctaatTGCTgaagctaagacttctagtactatgttgaatagtaatggtgagagtagacatccctgtcttgtttctgaccatagaggaaaacctcccagttttcccccattgggtatgatattagctgtgggtcttttgcatatggcctttatgatgctCCATCTATAACTGCTCTTTTGAGGggttttatcaagaatggatgttgtatgtggccaaatggtttttctgcatctattgtgaTGATCATAtatagttcttatcctttcttttattaatgtggtgtattgcACTGGTTGATTTACAaacattgaaccatccttgcatcccaggaataaatctgacTTGATTATGATTTATGATAAGTAATTCTCTTCATATACAGTTAGATTCCATTTGCTCATCtcttgttaagatttttttttcattcatgttcatcagggtaTTGTTCTgtcattctcctttttagtgggatcTTTGGGTTGGaaccaaggtaatgctggcttcatagaatgagtttggaagttttcttcccatttctattgtttggaatattttgagaagaatagttattaattcttttttaaatgtctggtagaattcacctgggaagccatctgaccctggacttttgtttgctgggagatttttgattacagatttaatttctttgctggttatggctctgttctgattttctatttcttcctgcttcagtatTGGTAGTTTTCAGGTTTGTAGGACTGTGTCCATTTCTTTCAGGTttcccagtttgttggcatataatttttcataatattatcctataattgtttgtatttatgtgttttttgttgtaATCTCTCCGTTTCCCtcacaatattatttatttggttcctttctattttgtttttggtaagtctggctaagggtttatcaattttgttaattctttcaaagaatcaactctTAGTTcagttgatctgttctactgttttttgtttgtttctatattgtttatctctgctctgatctttattatttcccttattttggctttaggctttatttgctgttcttttctaGATCCTTTTagtaggtataaggttaggttttATCTTTGAAACTtgtttgcttcttgaggtaggactGTAAAGTAATATTCTTCCCTCTTAgtaccacctttgctgtatcccaactGATTTGGActatcatattttcattttcatttgcttccatttctttaaaaaaaaattctttaagttcCTGGTTAAcgcattcattctttttttttccaatttatttattttcagaaaaacaatattcattattttttcaccacacccagtgctccatgcaagccgtgccctctataatacccaccacctggtaccccaacctcccacccccccgccacttcaaacccctcagactgtttttcagagtccatagtctctcatggttcacctccccttccaattcacccaaattccctactcctctctaacgccccttgtcctccatgctatttgttatgctccacaaataagtgaaaccatatgataattgactctctctgcttaacgcattcattctttagtaggatgttctttaataTCAATGTATTTGTTGGtctttccaatttctttctttcctttttttccccccattttgggGTTAACTTCAATTTCCATTGTGTTGTGGTCTTAAAATAAGCATGATAAGGCCTTGCTCTTTTTGTGATGGTTGAGAGCTGATTTCTGGACCCACTATATGAtttactctggagaatgttccatgtgccattgaaaagaatgtgtaatttcctgttttaggatgaaatgttttgaatatatctgttaaattaaTCTGGTCTAAAATCaatgaaggagacaaaccataagagactcttaactataggaaacagacatgtttgctggagaggaggtgggtgggtggatgtggtaactgggtgatgagcattaaggagggcaattgatgtaatgagcactgggtgttatatccaACTGATGAATGACAAAACTATTTCTAAAagtaataatacactacatgttaattaattgaatttaaataaaaaataaagcaaaattacgaaataaataaaaagtaaaaaaatttcatCTGGTCTAGTTTGTCATGCGGATCCATTATTTCTTAATGATTCTTTGCTTAGTTGatctattgatgtaagtgggatgttaaagtctcCCTACTATTACTGCCTTATTATCAAAgagtatttttatgtttattattatcaatgtatATTTTGTGTGCTCTCAAGTTGGAGACatatttacagttgttaa
Above is a genomic segment from Neovison vison isolate M4711 chromosome X, ASM_NN_V1, whole genome shotgun sequence containing:
- the SH3BGRL gene encoding SH3 domain-binding glutamic acid-rich-like protein isoform X1, which produces MVIRVYIASSSGSTAIKKKQQDVLGFLEANKIGFEEKDIAANEENRKWMRENVPENNRPATGYPLPPQIFNESQYRGDYDAFFEARENNAVYAFLGLTAPPGSKEAEAQAKQQA
- the SH3BGRL gene encoding SH3 domain-binding glutamic acid-rich-like protein isoform X2 codes for the protein MIKKKQQDVLGFLEANKIGFEEKDIAANEENRKWMRENVPENNRPATGYPLPPQIFNESQYRGDYDAFFEARENNAVYAFLGLTAPPGSKEAEAQAKQQA